One region of Vicinamibacterales bacterium genomic DNA includes:
- a CDS encoding TonB-dependent receptor produces MLTRASTVSILLCLLIVPATARAQSGSASIRGRVTDTAGGVLQGAIVTLTPTAASAVTDTQGAYSIAGLPPGSYTVEVNYVGFTVFTKIVAVAVGAATQVDATLAVAGHNEEILVSSERPRGEALQINRQRTADNVVQVLSSEVITSLPNANIADAVGRLPSVTLERDEGEGKYVQIRGTEPRLSNTTVDGVNLPSPESGVRQIKLDTVASDLVDSIEINKTLQANMDGDGIGGSVNLRTKTAAERPMVMLSGMGGFTPIIGGRGVAQFGETIGRRFGSEHQLGVLVGSTYDYNGRGINDIEPSPTVTSASPHYDSMDLRDYMYYRKRWGVSGSGDYRLSNASSISVRGLYSAFRNWGQKGVFSLNDGDVPAASIDWRRPETAVSNVVADGRHIMGHDWLTWSVAGSRSWSSGGSGGANFKWNGADPNCAYDPAATTDPNLPQFSSSCYTAGPTNTTDIGNYALTTWQPPTNGKSVQLNWQGAAAFGKNYRVGERFATFEFGGKIRDSHKDNDTNSPKYTVQKGLTIPAAQFAGSFTDPNYYDGRYPWPPAIADYSQIQSYVAAHPEQFTFSGGPGPNKSSFDLTERVTAGYVMNTMDLTSRVRLVAGARVESTHVDTLSFQASTGQQDFKGGGDYTDVLPSAALKFATSENANIRVAYSRALSRPDPSDITKAVGIPDLTQNPPTVSLGNPDLKPEHANNYDILFERYFTPLGMVQAGYFYKSLTDPIIATETRPTSGEWAGFLVSQPGNAGSATLQGIEIAYQQHMNFLPGALAGFGLSANYSYTTSTAHGIPLRTDSPALLRQAPHTWNFSPTYDRGPLSLRLGVSYNQANIFAYQYQNLNSDGTPMAPADLTAGGTAGPGGDNYLYTHLQIDAQAAVRVAHDLTVVVSGLNLNNEVFGFYNGSPQYVVQREFYKPTFAIGIRFNPSLK; encoded by the coding sequence ATGCTCACCCGCGCGTCAACTGTGTCCATTCTGCTCTGTCTTCTGATCGTACCCGCGACCGCGCGGGCGCAAAGTGGAAGCGCCTCCATTCGGGGACGGGTCACTGATACGGCGGGCGGCGTCCTGCAAGGCGCGATCGTGACGCTGACGCCCACTGCCGCGAGTGCCGTGACCGACACGCAGGGCGCCTACAGCATCGCCGGGCTGCCGCCGGGCTCCTACACCGTAGAGGTGAACTATGTCGGCTTCACGGTATTCACCAAGATAGTCGCGGTGGCCGTGGGCGCCGCGACACAGGTGGATGCGACACTCGCCGTCGCGGGGCACAACGAAGAGATTTTGGTGTCGTCGGAGCGGCCGAGGGGCGAAGCGTTGCAGATCAACCGCCAGCGGACCGCAGACAACGTCGTCCAGGTCCTGTCGTCAGAGGTAATCACCAGCCTGCCGAACGCGAACATCGCGGACGCCGTGGGCCGATTGCCGAGCGTGACGCTGGAGCGCGACGAGGGCGAAGGCAAGTACGTGCAGATCCGCGGAACGGAGCCCCGCCTGAGTAACACGACGGTCGACGGCGTGAACCTGCCCTCACCCGAATCGGGTGTCCGCCAGATCAAGCTGGACACGGTGGCCTCCGACCTGGTGGATTCGATTGAGATCAACAAGACGCTGCAGGCGAATATGGATGGCGACGGCATCGGCGGGAGCGTCAACCTGCGGACCAAGACCGCAGCCGAGCGGCCGATGGTGATGCTGTCGGGGATGGGTGGATTCACGCCGATCATCGGCGGACGAGGAGTGGCGCAGTTTGGCGAAACAATCGGCCGGCGCTTCGGCAGCGAACACCAACTGGGCGTGCTGGTTGGCAGTACCTATGACTACAACGGCCGCGGCATCAACGACATCGAGCCGTCGCCGACCGTCACGAGCGCCAGCCCCCACTACGACAGCATGGACCTTCGCGACTACATGTACTACCGCAAGCGCTGGGGCGTCTCGGGAAGTGGGGACTATCGACTAAGCAACGCGTCCAGTATCTCCGTGCGGGGCCTGTACTCGGCATTCCGGAACTGGGGCCAGAAGGGCGTGTTCTCGCTGAACGACGGAGACGTGCCGGCGGCGAGCATCGACTGGCGCCGGCCGGAAACCGCGGTCTCGAACGTCGTCGCCGACGGGCGGCACATCATGGGGCACGACTGGCTGACCTGGAGCGTCGCGGGGTCGCGCTCGTGGAGTTCGGGCGGCAGCGGCGGCGCGAATTTTAAATGGAACGGCGCGGATCCGAACTGCGCCTACGACCCGGCGGCGACGACCGATCCCAACCTGCCGCAGTTCAGCTCGTCGTGTTACACCGCCGGTCCGACCAACACGACAGACATCGGGAACTACGCGCTGACGACTTGGCAGCCACCCACGAACGGCAAGTCGGTGCAGTTGAATTGGCAGGGCGCGGCCGCCTTCGGGAAGAATTACCGAGTGGGAGAACGTTTCGCGACGTTCGAATTTGGCGGGAAGATTCGGGACAGCCACAAGGACAACGATACAAACAGCCCGAAGTACACGGTCCAGAAGGGCCTGACGATCCCGGCGGCGCAGTTTGCCGGCAGCTTCACGGACCCGAACTACTACGATGGCCGCTATCCGTGGCCGCCGGCGATCGCGGACTACAGCCAGATCCAGAGCTACGTCGCGGCACATCCAGAGCAGTTCACGTTCAGCGGCGGGCCTGGGCCGAACAAGTCCAGCTTCGACCTGACCGAGCGCGTCACGGCGGGGTACGTCATGAACACCATGGACCTCACGTCGCGCGTGCGGCTGGTGGCCGGTGCCCGAGTCGAGTCGACGCACGTCGACACCTTGAGTTTCCAGGCCAGCACCGGCCAGCAAGACTTCAAGGGAGGCGGCGACTACACGGACGTGCTGCCCAGCGCGGCGCTGAAGTTCGCCACGTCGGAGAACGCGAACATCCGGGTGGCCTACAGCAGGGCGCTGTCGCGGCCAGACCCGTCGGACATCACGAAAGCCGTTGGTATACCCGACCTGACGCAAAATCCGCCGACGGTCAGTCTGGGGAATCCCGATCTGAAGCCGGAACACGCGAACAACTACGACATTCTGTTCGAACGGTATTTCACTCCGCTCGGGATGGTGCAGGCGGGGTACTTCTACAAGTCGCTGACGGATCCGATCATCGCGACAGAAACGCGCCCGACCAGCGGTGAGTGGGCCGGGTTCCTGGTGTCGCAGCCGGGCAACGCAGGGAGCGCGACCCTGCAGGGCATCGAGATTGCCTACCAGCAGCACATGAACTTCCTGCCTGGAGCCCTGGCTGGATTCGGCCTGTCCGCCAACTACAGCTATACGACGTCAACCGCGCATGGCATCCCGCTCAGGACCGACAGCCCGGCGCTGCTGCGGCAAGCGCCGCACACGTGGAACTTCAGTCCGACCTACGACCGCGGGCCCCTCTCGCTCCGGCTCGGCGTCAGCTACAACCAGGCGAACATCTTCGCCTACCAGTACCAGAACCTGAACAGCGACGGGACGCCGATGGCACCGGCCGATCTGACAGCGGGGGGCACCGCGGGGCCGGGCGGCGACAACTACCTGTACACGCACCTCCAGATCGACGCGCAGGCGGCGGTGCGAGTCGCCCATGACCTCACCGTAGTGGTATCCGGACTGAATCTGAACAACGAGGTGTTCGGCTTCTACAACGGCAGCCCGCAATATGTCGTGCAGCGCGAGTTCTACAAGCCAACGTTTGCGATAGGCATCCGTTTCAACCCGTCGCTCAAGTAA